A part of Capsicum annuum cultivar UCD-10X-F1 chromosome 6, UCD10Xv1.1, whole genome shotgun sequence genomic DNA contains:
- the LOC107875686 gene encoding probable aspartyl protease At4g16563, which produces MASFSSSPFALFLSLLSLLFPFISSSTSTTTIPLTLFNTKNPSQDLYGKLTHLASISLARANYIKKSQDSSVSTTPLYPHSYGGYSITLLFGTPPQKIDFIMDTGSNFVWFPCTTKYLCSNCSVSSSSSHTIPTFIPKSSSSSRVLGCLNPKCGWLHSRTNPKSRCQDCESRTNCKQVCPPYIILYGSGSTGGLALVETLDLSNKKVPNFLVGCSIFSSQQPAGIAGLGRGLASLPSQLGVEKFSYCLVSHRFDDTGKSSNLVLDFSDSKKSAGFSYTSLLKNPVVPGKNGLSVYYYVGLRKITVGGEKVKIPYKYLTPDSNGNGGSIVDSGTTFTYMNRGIFDPVLNAFVKQVKGIPRTESIETSTGLGPCFNFSGHKTLSLPELKFHYKGGAEMSLPLANYFSIAGETDVICLTMITDSAFGPELSTGPSIILGNFQMQNYLVEFDLKNEKFGFKQQVCK; this is translated from the coding sequence AtggcttctttttcttcttccccTTTTGCCTTGTTTCTTTCTTTGCTTTCTCTCCTCTTTCCcttcatttcttcttcaacatcCACCACAACAATTCCACTTAcactttttaacacaaaaaaccCATCTCAAGATTTGTATGGAAAGCTCACACATTTAGCTTCCATTTCCTTAGCAAGAGCAAATTACATCAAGAAGTCTCAAGATTCTTCTGTTTCCACTACCCCTTTGTACCCTCATAGCTATGGAGGCTACTCCATTACTCTTCTCTTTGGTACACCTCCTCAGAAGATCGATTTCATTATGGATACTGGCAGTAACTTTGTTTGGTTCCCTTGTACGACAAAGTACTTGTGTTCCAACTGTTCTGTGTCTTCCTCTAGTTCACATACCATTCCTACATTTATTCCTAAATCATCGTCTTCTTCACGAGTTCTTGGTTGTTTGAATCCCAAATGTGGATGGTTACATAGTAGAACTAATCCGAAATCGCGTTGTCAGGACTGTGAGTCCCGCACTAACTGTAAACAGGTTTGTCCACCTTATATTATTCTTTATGGTTCAGGCTCTACAGGTGGTCTTGCTCTCGTTGAAACACTTGACTTGTCTAACAAGAAAGTACCAAATTTTCTTGTTGGTTGTTCGATATTTTCGTCCCAACAACCTGCGGGAATTGCTGGTTTAGGTCGTGGACTTGCTTCATTGCCAAGTCAGTTAGGTGTCGAGAAGTTTTCATATTGTCTTGTGTCACATAGATTTGATGACACTGGTAAAAGTAGCAATCTTGTTTTGGATTTCAGTGATAGTAAAAAGTCTGCTGGCTTCAGCTATACTTCACTGCTGAAAAATCCAGTTGTGCCTGGAAAGAATGGATTGTCAGTGTACTACTATGTTGGCTTAAGAAAGATTACAGTTGGAGGGGAAAAAGTGAAGATCCCATACAAGTATTTGACACCCGATTCCAATGGAAATGGTGGAAGTATTGTCGATTCAGGGACAACTTTTACTTACATGAATCGTGGTATTTTTGACCCAGTGCTTAATGCATTTGTGAAACAAGTAAAGGGTATTCCAAGAACTGAAAGTATTGAAACATCAACAGGTTTAGGTCCATGTTTCAATTTTTCGGGGCACAAAACATTGTCATTGCCAGAACTCAAGTTTCACTACAAGGGTGGTGCAGAAATGTCATTGCCATTGGCAAATTACTTCTCAATTGCAGGTGAAACTGATGTGATATGTCTAACTATGATCACAGATAGTGCTTTTGGCCCTGAATTGTCTACCGGTCCATCGATAATTCTGGGGAATTTTCAGATGCAGAACTACCTTGTTGAGTTTGATCTCAAAAATGAAAAGTTTGGGTTCAAGCAGCAAGTGTgcaaatga
- the LOC107875687 gene encoding B3 domain-containing protein At3g06220, giving the protein MVTPVKYVSVPDELPEFFKIYHPQICEQQLRIPPAFLKFFNGDVPSICMLEDLAARSWKVVVEKKDDNFFFMEGWVDFVLENNLEFGDFLTFSYAGNSKFYVKIYEKNGSLRQDVTALKEPELVTSEEENEQEEGVVAQPADQTSERSRSSVASINSCEIVIKAWHLSNARLNFPAAFGNRFLKREQPLVATLRAGNASWRIVVHCFDRFQLRKGMRKFISDNALRENDVC; this is encoded by the exons ATGGTGACACCAGTGAAGTATGTATCAGTTCCTGATGAACTCCCGGAGTTCTTCAAGATTTATCACCCTCAAATATGCGAACAACAACTG AGAATTCCACCTGCCTTTCTCAAGTTTTTCAATGGAGACGTTCCTTCGATATGTATGCTTGAAGATCTCGCAGCGAGATCTTGGAAAGTTGTTGTCGAAAAGAAGGACGATAATTTCTTTTTCATGGAAGGGTGGGTAGACTTTGTGTTGGAGAATAATTTGGAATTTGGAGATTTTCTAACATTTTCCTATGCTGGAAACTCCAAGTTTTATGTAAAGATATATGAGAAAAATGGCAGCTTAAGGCAGGACGTAACTGCTCTCAAAGAGCCTGAGCTGGTTACATCGGAAGAAGAAAATGAGCAGG AGGAAGGTGTTGTAGCTCAGCCAGCTGATCAAACATCGGAAAGGTCAAGAAGTTCTGTTGCTTCAATCAATTCATGCGAAATTGTCATTAAGGCATGGCATTTGAGTAACGCACGCTTG AATTTCCCAGCTGCATTTGGCAATAGATTCTTGAAGAGGGAGCAACCACTTGTGGCTACTCTTCGAGCTGGTAATGCCAGCTGGCggattgttgttcattgttttgATAGATTTCAACTACGGAAAGGGATGCGCAAATTTATCAGCGATAATGCTTTGCGTGAAAATGATGTTTGCTGA